One Tachysurus vachellii isolate PV-2020 chromosome 18, HZAU_Pvac_v1, whole genome shotgun sequence DNA segment encodes these proteins:
- the odad4 gene encoding outer dynein arm-docking complex subunit 4 encodes MSDNEGEQGPKSTFSTYMARADQLFHKGEYNKAIESYSTALLLQPGDRNCLVARSRCFVKLGEPENALKDAEASLKDDKSFFKGLYQKAEALYTMGDFEFALVFYHRGHKLRPELQEFRLGIQKAEEAINNSVGSPSSVKLEIKGDLSFFHKVDERKKARPKTAKSERTAKQLLGELYTDIEYLEKLLRDEDLIKGKTRTGERLQDVITNCISYLDTRTEFWRQQKPIYAREYDRKLQQQQWNRRRNRPPSDPTFYVLKNLEELDSDLTAGNTEKSLKKAREMLKTVQGCSDKALPNKAEVLGNLYSYIGNALMDLGNMDKALENHFKDLELAQQGKLMDSKSRALDNIGRVFARIGKFHQAIKFWEEKIPLVQGGLERAWLFHEIGRCYLELKRFTKARDYGIHSLSAANDIGDEKWQLNASVLVAQAELKLGNYKSSVVHFEKALDQAKLLQDDSARVAIQKALQETRQQVAQ; translated from the exons atgtctgacAACGAGGGAGAACAAGGTCCGAAAAGTACGTTTTCCACCTACATGGCCAGAGCCGACCAGCTGTTTCATAAAGGAGAATATAACAAAGCTATTGAAAGTTATTCGACG GCTCTGCTATTACAACCGGGAGATAGGAACTGTTTGGTTGCCAGATCGAGGTGTTTTGTGAAATTAGGGGAGCCTGAAAATGCTCTAAAGGACGCAGAAGCTTCTCTTAAAGATGACAAAAGCTTCTTCAAG ggaTTGTATCAAAAGGCAGAGGCTCTGTACACCATGGGGGACTTTGAGTTTGCACTGGTCTTCTACCACCGAGGTCACAAACTACGACCAGAACTGCAGGAGTTCAGACTTGGTATACAGAAAGCTGAGGAAGCTATCAACAACTCTGTAGGAA GTCCTTCATCTGTAAAGCTGGAAATTAAGGGTGATCTGTCTTTCTTCCATAAAGTAGATGAG CGCAAAAAGGCAAGACCAAAGACAGCCAAGAGTGAGAGAACAGCTAAACAACTTCTAGGAGAGTTGTACACTGACATAGAATATCTGGAAAAGCTGCTTagagatgaag atCTAATTAAAGGTAAGACACGTACTGGCGAGAGGCTACAGGATGTAATCACGAACTGCATCTCGTATCTGGACACACGCACTGAGTTTTGGCGGCAACAGAAACCTATCTATGCCCGCGAGTACGATCGAAAGCTCCAACAGCAGCAGTGGAATCGCAGACGGAACCGTCCTCCCTCTGACCCCACGTTTTATGTCCTCAAAAACCTCGAGGAGTTAGACTCAG ACCTGACTGCGGGGAACACGGAGAAGAGTCTAAAGAAGGCCCGAGAGATGCTGAAGACGGTGCAAGGCTGTTCTGACAAAGCTCTGCCCAATAAGGCAGAAGTGCTGGGAAACCTATACAGCTACATTG GTAATGCACTGATGGATCTGGGAAACATGGACAAGGCCCTGGAGAACCACTTTAAAGATCTGGAGCTTGCTCAGCAAGG taaattgATGGACAGTAAATCCAGGGCTCTGGACAACATTGGCCGAGTGTTTGCACGCATTGGCAAATTTCATCAAGCCATAAAATT CTGGGAAGAAAAGATCCCTTTGGTACAAGGTGGGCTGGAGAGGGCCTGGCTGTTCCATGAGATTGGCCGCTGTTATCTGGAACTGAAGCGATTCACCAAGGCCAGGGACTATGGCATCCACTCACTCAGTGCTGCGAATGACATTGGTGATGAGAAATGGCAGCTCAATGCCAGCGTGTTAGTGGCACAGGCCGAGT TGAAACTGGGTAACTATAAGTCCAGTGTAGTACACTTTGAGAAAGCACTGGACCAAGCTAAACTGCTGCAGGATGACAGTGCCAGAGTTGCCATCCAGAAG GCTCTTCAAGAGACAAGACAGCAAGTGGCCCAGTGA